The proteins below are encoded in one region of Aquisphaera giovannonii:
- a CDS encoding tyrosine-type recombinase/integrase produces MTTLENPGKRGGCEPRIPKKTPNTTKPGQKADWAGAVDRFVGHLATARKSVHTLHHYREDLAAFAAWWPTVSADELTPAAITGFDVARWQAHLVEEPLDPVGRRRKPATVNAKLAALRSFLLWAGKAGVVDKVPEVPRRERLGRRMVRWLDRRQLHQLLRRSAARPRDHAVITALVETGLRVAELVALRWYDVELKERKGTIAVRSGKGRKPRIVPLSRDARAAFESLRPAGVRPGDPVFVGQRGPLKVRGVQDLLAKYEDPKAGLDNLTPHMLRHTFAIGLRDRGVPWPTIAALMGHESVKTTMDNYAVPSERDLEAAINPFADEDSTA; encoded by the coding sequence ATGACGACCCTCGAAAACCCTGGAAAACGCGGGGGTTGCGAGCCGCGCATCCCCAAGAAAACTCCGAATACAACAAAACCCGGCCAGAAGGCCGACTGGGCGGGGGCCGTCGACCGGTTCGTCGGCCACCTGGCCACGGCCCGGAAGTCGGTCCACACCCTTCACCACTACCGGGAGGACCTGGCCGCGTTCGCGGCCTGGTGGCCGACCGTCTCCGCCGACGAGCTCACCCCCGCGGCCATCACCGGATTCGACGTCGCCCGCTGGCAGGCCCACCTGGTAGAGGAGCCGCTCGACCCGGTCGGCCGCAGGCGGAAGCCGGCGACGGTCAATGCCAAGCTCGCCGCGCTGCGATCCTTCCTCCTGTGGGCCGGCAAGGCCGGGGTCGTCGACAAGGTGCCCGAGGTCCCGCGGCGGGAGCGTCTCGGCCGGCGGATGGTCCGCTGGCTCGACAGGCGCCAGCTCCACCAGCTCCTCCGCCGATCGGCCGCCCGGCCGCGGGACCACGCGGTCATCACGGCCCTGGTCGAGACCGGCCTCCGCGTCGCCGAGCTGGTCGCCCTCCGCTGGTACGACGTCGAGCTCAAGGAACGCAAGGGGACGATCGCCGTCCGCTCCGGCAAGGGGCGCAAGCCGCGGATCGTCCCCCTGTCCCGGGACGCCCGGGCGGCCTTCGAGTCGCTCCGGCCCGCCGGCGTCCGGCCCGGGGACCCAGTGTTCGTCGGCCAGCGCGGCCCGCTCAAGGTCCGCGGCGTCCAGGACCTCCTGGCGAAGTACGAGGACCCGAAGGCCGGGCTCGACAACCTCACCCCGCACATGCTGCGGCACACCTTCGCCATCGGGCTGCGGGACCGCGGCGTCCCCTGGCCGACGATCGCGGCCCTGATGGGGCACGAGTCCGTGAAGACCACGATGGACAACTACGCGGTCCCCTCGGAGCGGGACCTCGAGGCGGCCATCAACCCGTTCGCGGACGAAGACTCAACGGCATGA
- a CDS encoding sigma-70 family RNA polymerase sigma factor: MYCAGTMNAPDPRRTYSRDMSRHDILPAEEERRLAEAAAAGDRDARARLIGANLRLVAKIAARFRGRGMDYDDLICEGNLGLTRAADRFDPGRGYRFTTYAKHWILEAIRSALRDATPTIRLPSHVYVLVSKWRRAERCLCRELGRMPSSGEVAGHLGLSEAQKEMVEKANRAGRLRLEGALSDGGEGWSLDEAVDDSEAPGCDLERADERAEVLRRIGLLEDCERAVVTLRYGLEGEAPRTLAEVGRRLGITSEWARKIEQRAVRKLVLGATAAPPRATRHTA; encoded by the coding sequence ATGTACTGCGCAGGGACGATGAATGCCCCCGATCCGAGACGCACTTATTCCCGCGACATGAGCCGGCACGATATCCTCCCCGCCGAGGAGGAGCGGCGCCTCGCCGAGGCGGCCGCCGCCGGCGACCGCGACGCCCGGGCCCGCCTGATCGGGGCCAACCTCCGCCTGGTCGCCAAGATCGCCGCCCGGTTCCGCGGCCGGGGCATGGACTACGACGACCTGATCTGCGAGGGGAACCTCGGGCTGACCCGGGCCGCCGACCGCTTCGACCCCGGCCGGGGATACCGTTTCACCACGTACGCCAAGCACTGGATCCTCGAGGCGATCCGGTCCGCCCTGAGGGACGCGACCCCCACCATCCGGCTGCCGAGCCACGTGTACGTCCTCGTCTCGAAGTGGCGGCGGGCCGAGCGGTGCCTCTGCCGGGAGCTGGGCCGGATGCCGAGCTCCGGCGAGGTGGCGGGGCACCTGGGGCTCAGCGAAGCCCAGAAGGAGATGGTGGAGAAGGCGAACCGGGCCGGCCGCCTCCGGCTGGAGGGCGCCCTCTCCGATGGCGGCGAGGGCTGGTCCCTCGACGAGGCGGTGGACGACTCCGAGGCGCCGGGGTGCGACCTGGAGCGGGCCGACGAGAGGGCCGAGGTGCTGCGGCGGATAGGCCTCCTGGAGGATTGCGAGCGGGCGGTCGTCACGCTGCGGTATGGGCTGGAGGGCGAGGCCCCGCGGACGCTGGCGGAGGTCGGGCGTAGGCTGGGTATCACCTCCGAGTGGGCCCGCAAGATCGAGCAACGGGCCGTCCGCAAGCTGGTGCTCGGAGCGACCGCGGCCCCCCCACGGGCCACCAGGCACACCGCCTGA
- a CDS encoding PAS domain-containing protein produces the protein MMTRPLSALDPGPGFRHPPPQTPALPRLAEAIVATVREPLLVLDDDLVVHAANPAFCDAFRIPPAETLGRRLADVGLGAWDIPALRSLLGRIIPSGSCVEGFELEDDFPLVGRRSC, from the coding sequence ATGATGACCCGGCCCCTGTCCGCCCTCGACCCCGGCCCCGGCTTCCGACATCCGCCGCCGCAGACTCCGGCACTCCCACGCCTCGCCGAGGCGATCGTCGCGACCGTCCGCGAGCCCTTGCTCGTCCTCGACGACGACTTGGTCGTCCACGCCGCCAACCCGGCCTTCTGCGACGCATTCCGGATCCCGCCCGCCGAGACCCTGGGCCGCCGGCTCGCCGATGTAGGCCTGGGCGCCTGGGATATCCCGGCCCTGCGCTCGCTGTTGGGGCGCATCATCCCCTCGGGCAGCTGCGTCGAGGGCTTCGAGCTCGAGGATGACTTCCCGCTCGTCGGCCGTCGCTCCTGCTGA
- a CDS encoding helix-turn-helix domain-containing protein, translated as MTAALTTRQAAPSDPTPGRRRVIRAIHRRIDQAEGPNSAHKRLLKLVGNITDWGCNPAGCYMSNRRIAEELGLSVPYVKKLVRELVDLGWLAHEHNPIRRPGSGYRALHLGPEALRLALPRVIGAGDTPVSPAEAPPASPVAGGLPTGALGSTTTTNNGTPESSSMIEPPGPGDPPPATAPAADIHASEPATPTAPRIAPGTDREPAAEPAAIDAAPLARLTARLVALAGLSAAQAEAKIRRAAADFPAEWLEPAIDAAAKVRPKDGPWHWGIVVGVLRNFRAEGGPPAARPGPARARMRRAREKIDELGRRGRILVVDGGSLRVEPRDPDDPPALALPDDLRAELVDLKPELLELLGGRVP; from the coding sequence ATGACGGCCGCCCTGACAACCAGGCAAGCCGCGCCCTCGGACCCGACCCCAGGCCGCCGCCGGGTGATCCGGGCCATCCATCGCCGGATCGACCAGGCCGAGGGCCCCAACTCCGCCCACAAGCGCCTCCTCAAGCTCGTCGGGAACATCACGGATTGGGGATGCAACCCGGCCGGCTGCTACATGAGCAACCGGCGAATCGCCGAGGAGCTGGGGCTGTCCGTCCCCTACGTGAAGAAGCTCGTCCGGGAGCTGGTGGACCTGGGATGGCTGGCCCATGAGCACAACCCGATCCGCCGGCCCGGATCGGGTTACCGGGCCCTGCACCTGGGGCCCGAAGCCCTGCGGCTGGCGCTGCCCCGGGTCATAGGTGCAGGGGATACTCCGGTATCCCCTGCAGAGGCTCCCCCGGCATCCCCTGTGGCGGGGGGTCTCCCTACGGGAGCCCTGGGATCCACAACGACGACGAACAACGGCACACCGGAGTCGTCGTCGATGATCGAGCCCCCCGGACCGGGAGACCCTCCGCCGGCCACGGCCCCCGCCGCGGACATCCATGCATCGGAGCCGGCCACGCCGACGGCCCCCCGGATCGCCCCGGGCACCGATCGCGAACCGGCCGCCGAGCCCGCGGCGATCGACGCGGCGCCCCTGGCCAGGCTGACGGCCCGGCTGGTTGCGCTGGCCGGGCTGTCCGCCGCCCAGGCCGAGGCGAAGATCCGCCGCGCGGCCGCCGACTTCCCGGCCGAGTGGCTCGAGCCGGCGATCGACGCCGCGGCCAAGGTCCGGCCGAAGGACGGGCCGTGGCATTGGGGCATCGTGGTGGGTGTCCTGCGAAACTTCCGAGCCGAGGGCGGGCCGCCGGCGGCCAGGCCGGGGCCGGCCCGGGCCCGCATGCGGCGGGCCCGGGAGAAGATCGACGAGCTGGGGCGTCGCGGCCGGATCCTGGTCGTCGACGGCGGGAGTCTCCGGGTCGAGCCGCGGGATCCCGACGATCCCCCGGCCCTGGCGCTCCCGGATGACCTGAGGGCCGAGCTGGTCGATCTCAAGCCCGAGCTGCTCGAGCTGCTCGGCGGGAGGGTCCCATGA